The DNA segment AAGGAGCACCGCTTCTCACCTGATGTCCTTAGGACTTGGGTAGGTATGCCGTCATGAGATAACTGGATTATTGAAATGAGAGCAGGTACTTCTTCAATACCTGCTTTTTAATTATCGAATAGGAGGTTTGCTTGGGAAAAATCAAGAATAACAAAAATAGAAGACCGGAAGTCAATGATATTGTAAATGAAGATATCAAAGATAAAGAACTTTTGGTCATTGGACAGCATGGAGAACAAATGGGAGTTCTATCAAGAAGGGACGCTTTGCAAGTGGCGTATGATCAAGATTTGGACTTGTTGCTAGTATCGGCTAATGCGAATCCACCTGTTGCCCGAATCTTAGATTATGGTCGTTACCATTTTGAAGATTTAAAGAAGAAGCGTGAGGCCAAACGAAATCAATCAGTTACGGAGGTGAAGCCTTTGCGCCTATCACCGGTTATTGATCAACACGACTTTGAAACGAAATTAAAGAAATCTCGTGAATGGTTGGAGGATGGACTGAAGGTGCGTATTGATATGCGTTTTCGTGGTCGTATGATTACACGCCAAGAAATTGGTCGGGAAGTTATTGAACGATTTACACAGCAAATTTCTGACATTGCGGATGTATCAAAACCAGCTAAATTAGAGGGTAATACATTATCCGTTGTGTATTCGCCTAAAAATAAAAAGGGCAAGTAAAGGAGAAAGAATATGAAAGCAAAAGCAAGAAAACCAAAGAAAATCAAAATGAAAACCAAAAAGACTTTCGCTAAGCGTTCGAAAGTAACTGGTTCTGGTAAGATTTCTGTTCAACACAATTACGTTAGTCACTTTGCGGCTAATAAGACGCATAAACAAAAGAAACATTTATCGAAGGATACCACTGTTTCAGCATCAGATGTTAAGCGCGTATCGCAATTATTACAAGGTTAATAGGGGGGCTAAACGATGAGAGTAAAAGGATCAACACCAACAAGAAATAGAAGAAAGAAAGTCTTAAAGTTAGCCAAAGGTTACTTTGGTAGTAAACATGCGCTTTATAGAACAGCTAATGAACAAGTCATGCGTTCATTGCGCTATGCTTATAACCATCGTAAACAAATTAAACGTGAAATGCGTAAATTATGGATTGCTCGTATCAATGCGGCTGTTCGTCCATTTGATTTATCATATTCTAAGTTTATGCACGGCTTAAAGCTTGCCAATATTTCGATTAACAGAAAGATGTTATCAGAAATTGCCATTCATGATGAAGCTGGTTTTACTAAGTTAGTTGAAGCGGCTAAGAAGGCTTTATAAGAGAAGGAAATTCCTTCTTTTCCATGGTGAGTTGGTGAAATGGTTTAACACACCGCCCTCTCAAGGCGGGATGTGCGGGTTCGAATCCCGTACTCACTACTGCAAGGCTCCACAGGGAGTCTTTTTCTATATGACATATAGAGCTTGAGAGATTATAATAAAAGAGGATTATAAAAGGAGAGGTTCATGTCTTATCAGTTTTGTAGTGATATTAATAAACAAGAGTTTGATGACTTTGTGCATCGTTCTTCACAAAATAATTTATTTCAGGAAAGTAGTTGGGCGGATGTTAAAAATAACTGGATTCCTTTTTTTACAGGGATTTATGAAGATGGTAAATTAGTTGGAACGGGCTTAGTTTTGATGCGTCATTTATTTGGATCTTATCAATTATTTTATTTACCTAGAGGTCCTATTCTGGATGTTCATAATGAAAAACAAGTGACTTTCTATTTTCAAGAATTAAAGAAATTTGCGAAAACTAAAAAAGCCATCGCTATCCGTTTTGATCCATATTTGATTTCAAGGTCTTATCCTTATGAACAAAGAGAACAAAAACCGGAAAGACAACTGGAAGACTATATTGCTCTACTAAAGAAGTTAGGCATTCAACATAAAGGCTATACTACTCTTATGGAAGAAACCACGCAACCTCGGTTTAATGCTTGCAAGCACATGAGTGAAAATTATTTCGAAAAACTCAATTACAAAACAAGAAAATGCATCCGCCAAGCTCAAGAAAAAGGGGTTGAAATTCATGAAGGTCTTCAATTCAGCCAAGAATTAGCTCAAAGTATGCATTACACGGAAAAACGCAAACAAATTGCCTTACGAAATGAAGAGTATTTTAGGCATATGCTGGAGGTATATGGGTATCGTTCTATCAGCATGATTGCGACGATTCATTTCCCTCGCCAGATTACTCGTTTAGAACAGAAAGAAAACGATTTGAAAAATAAGCTGGCAGAAAAAGGTCTAAGTCTTAAGCAAAAAAACAACTTGCAAACGGAATTGGATAAGACACAAAGAACGATTTCTTCTTTACGAGAAAGATTTCAGCAAGAAGGAAAAGATGAAGTAGTCATCTGTGGTTTATTAGGAGCTTATAATCAAGGTGTGATGGAATTGTTTTACATGGGTAATCATCCGGATTATCTAAAGTATTACGCTTCCTATGCCTTATATAACGCCGCTTTACAGCATTGTCTGGTTTTAAAGATTCCGTATTGCTCCTTTGGTGGTATTGAGGGAAGTTTAGACGATGGCTTAACTATATTTAAATCCAATTGGGGCATGGAAGTGGAAGAATTGATTGGGGAGTTTAATTTGGTTTTAAACCCAGTTCTTTACTATGCTTTTGATCATCTTTATCCAAAATTAAGACAATGGGTAGCGAAAAGAAGAGGGCAAGTCAAATGAAGTTTTTAGAATCCTTGGATAGAAAAATATTTGATGAATTTGCGATTCATTCTAACTTGAATCATTATTCGAAAACATCAAATTTCATAGATTTAGCGAAGCTTAATGGGTATACAGATGGAGATTTACTGGCGGTGAGCGACAATCAGGGAAATATACTAGCGACAGCGGTGATGGTGCATAAGAAATATAAAGCTTTACCAATTCAATATTCTTATTGCCAATATGGTTTTAATGTGGATTTAGAAAAGAAGGATGTACTTTATTTTTTATTGGAACATTTAAAAGAGTTTGCTAAGAAAAAAGGTTCTTGCTTCTTGCGTATCGATCCCAACGTTTGTCGTTTGGAACATGAAAAAGATGGTCGCCTAAAAGAAGGGGGCTTTAATCAAGAATGGTTCACTCAATTTTTAATTGAGCAAGGCTTTCATCATTTGGGGTATAACTATGGCTATGCTGGAAACTGGATGTCTCGTTTTACCTATGTCAAAGATTTGGATATGGAGTGGAAAGCTTGTTTAAAAAGCATCAAGCGTCAAGCCAATTATACAGCTAAAAATGCTGAACGATTGGTGGAAGTAAGAAAAGGAAGTAAACAAGACTTGTGGATTTTGGTACAAGCCCAACAAGAATTAGCGAAAAAGCTTGGCTTTTTACCGAAAAAAGAAGTTTATTTTGAACGTTTTTGGGATATTTATGAAGAGTATGCTCGTTTTTATGTGGTGAAAACCAATTATCATCAAGCAAAACTCTCTTTGGAGACTCAGTTACAAGAAGCGCGCCAGCATATATTAGAAATTAAAGATTTGCATAAAGTGGAAATCGAAAACAAACACATTCAAGCCCTGGAAAATGAAATCCAAGAGATTGTTGAAGCGGGATTAGATATCAATCAAGATGTTTATTTAGGGGCTAAATTTATTATCCAACAAGCTGAAAAAGTATGGAATGTGTACATGTACACCAATAAAACACTGATGAACTTTCGAGCGGCTTTTGCCTTGCATATGGCAGCCATGAAGGATGCCTATGATCAAGGAGCGAAAAGCTATGATTTTGAAGGGGTTGTAGGCACCAGCGATCCAAATGATCCTATGTATGGTCAACAAAATTTCAAGAAGAGTTTTGGTGGAGATTTCTTAGAGTTTGTGGGGGAATTTGATTGCGTTTTCCAGACAAAAAAATATCGTTTTTGGCAGGCTTATGATCGAGTTTTAAGAGGGCTTCGTCGACGATATGCCCGTTTTATCATGCGTTATAAAAAGTAGACGGTATCTATCTTTTTCATTGAAAAGTTTTCACAATTTTCGTAATGAGTGAATAAATTATCATTTTTAATGCTAAAATACAATTATTTTTCTTTTTTTTGGATAGCGATTATGGCATTAATTCTATATAGTTGATACATGGGAGGAAATTATGAAAAAGAAATTTCTTAAATTGGGATCTTTTGCGCTCGCCATTTTGTTAGCATTCCCTTCGGCTTTAACTGCTAACGCATGTACAGGTGTGATTGTTGGCGGCGACTTAACAAAAGATGGTACGACAATCTTTGGTCGTACAGAAGACTTAGAGGTGGATCATAATAAAGCCTATAAGGTACATAAAGCTGGCACTTACAAGAAAGGTAGCACTAAGATTGATTGTGGCACCGATTGTCAAGCTGGTTACAAGCATACATTCTCGCATGATTCGTATCAGTATACATCTGTAAGTGATACCACACCTGAATATGGTGAATTCGATGAAGCAGGTTATAACGAAAAAGGGGTTATTGCTGATATGACAGTATCAGCAAGTGCCAATGATAAGATTTTAAGTGTTGATAATTATGTCGATAATGGTATTACTGAAGCTTTGATTACGACTGTTACTTTAGCGGAAGCGGATAGTGCTAAAGATGGTATTCAACGTATGGCTGACATTGTTGCCAAATATGGTGCCGCTGAAGGCAATGCCTTTGTTATTGCGGACAAAGATGAACTTTGGTACATGGAAGTTTATTCCGGTCATCAATTTTTGGCTATGAAGTATCCTCGTGATAAGTATTCGGTATTCCCTAATACTTTCTGGATTAATAAAGTTAAGCTTGAAAAGGGGGAAGAAAAAGAAAATTATATTACCGATAAGACGGGTAACTATATTTATTCAAAAGGTTTGTTTAGTACAGCTGAAAAGGCCGGTACATTCGTTGGTGATAAAGAAAAGAATATCATTGATGCGGCCAAGTCTTATGGACCAAGCGAATATTCTAATGGAAATCGTTATCGTGTTTACTCCGGTATCAAAGCATTAAATCCTAAATCAATGGTAAAAGAAAATGATAAGGTTTATGATTTCTTACAATCAGCTGATAAGAAGTCCATTGATTTAAGGGATGTTATGGCTTTAACGAGAAATCGTTTGGAAAACATTGGTAAAGTAGCGAATGATCAAAAGGGTGCTTACTATCCAATTGGTAACCGTAACACGATGGAAAGTCATATTTTCCAAGTGGATCACAATAAGAATGATGTTCTTCGTTCGGTCATGTGGTTAGCTTTAGGTAGCCCTCGTTTTTCTCCATATATTCCTTATCATCCAAATCAAACAGAGGGTCTTGCCCAAGCTAGTGCTGAATACAATGAATTCAATGAAAATTCTATTTATTGGTTAGCAACGGATGCTATGCATATGGCTGAAACAGACTTAAGCCATTTCTCTAAGATTGCTGATGCGGAAATTAAAGCTGTTGAACAATTCTTATTAGAATTGACAGATTTAACCCCTAAATCAGCTGAACAGGCAACGAAGGAAAATATAAGTGATGCTAAAGACGGCTTAGTTGCTGTACAAAGAATTCATGCTGAGATTAAAGCTGAATATGAAAAATACTTAAGCACAAAAGAAACCACTAGTACAACTTACAATAAGCGTACAGGTGCTGTGGTTCAAGTAAAAGCTCCAGCCGGTACAGCGAAGGTTCGTGTGGATGGTCATCTTAATAAGAAGGGTGATGTAGTAACATTAACAGATTATTATGGAAATCCAGTTAAGGATTTAAAGAAGCCGGTTGAAGTAAAAGCAACTTCAAGACAATTCCAAGATGGCAAAGAATATGAAATCAATGACGGCACTAGCAAACAAGTTGTAAAGGTCATTAACCATAGCTTGACTTATACAACAAAGACTTCTAAGGCAACGATTAAGGTTCATAAAAAAGAAAATCCAAAACCGGAAGAACCTAAGTATGAGGTGGTTGTTAGGAAGATTGATTCGAAGTTAGAAAACCATAAGTCTGAAGAATATGAAGCTTATGATATTTCTTTCGTTAGTGCAGATGGTAAAGTAGCGAAAGATGGTAAGATGAGAAAGGCTCATTTGAAACTTGAAAAATTTAATGCGAAAGATGTGTATATTCTTCACCGTAAACAAGACAATAGTCTTGAAGAAGTGAAGACCATCCATTCAACGAAGGGAAAAGAAATTGTATTTGAACACAATGATTTCTCACCATATTATTTCGTTAAGAAAACAACGCAGGTAACACCTAAACCAAGTGATAAGAAGAAGGCTTCTCAATCAGCTGAAACAGCGGATAAGAGTAAAGTATTTGAATTTGGTGTTGTTGGTTTAGCTGCCATGACTTTATTAGCTTACGCACTAAAAGAACGTTATAGTACTTCTCACTAAGAAGTGGAAATCTCAATCTTAGATTGGGGTTTTTTTATGGGCATAACAGTCCCTAAGTCAAGTGAATTATGGTATAAGTAGGAGACATAAGGAGAGTTACATGATGATTGTATTAGCTGGAATGATTGGTGTAGGTAAGACAACTTACGCCCAAAAATTAGCTGAAAGTTTAGGGACGACTTTATTTGAAGAACCGGTGGAAGATAACCCAATATTGCCTCTATATTATCGGGATTTAAAACGCTACGCTTTTGCGCTACAAATCTTTTTCTTAAATAAGCGCTTTAAATTGATTAAGGAAGCCTTTTATGAAGATAATAATGTCTTAGACCGTAGTATCTATGAAGATGGCTTGTTTACCTTTATCAATTATGAAAGAGGAAATATCACCAAAGAAGAATATGAACTTTATTGCGATTTAGTGGACAATATGATGGAAGAATTGGATAGTCTACCAAAGAAAGCTCCAGATTTATTGGTGTATCTAAGTGCAAAACCAGCATATATCTTTGAAAATATTCGTAAAAGAGGTAGGGATTATGAACAACCAACCAAAGAAAATGGCTTAGAAGATTACTACAAAGACTTAATTTCCCATTACGAAGATTGGTATAAAGCTTACAATAAATCCGCTAAGATAGCGATTGAAGTGGATCAATACGATATTTTAGAAAATGAAAAAGATTGGCAAGAAGTTTTGAATACTATTACCAATCACTTGCCAACGACGAAATAAAATAGAAATGAAAAATTCTATTTTTCATCTTAATCATAGGAACATTGGCTTAATTCCTTCATTTAAAAAAGCTATCAAGTGATAGCTTTAGTTTTCTAATTGAGCAATGGATAAACGCAATCTTCTTAGCGTTTCCTCTTTGCCTAAGATGTCGGCAATCTCAATGGCACCGCCTGGTGTAAATTGTTTACCGGAGATAGCCAAACGAAGAGGGAAGAGAACTTGCCCATTTTTCATTTCTAATTGAGCTGGTAATTCCATGAGTTTATCATGAAGAGTTTGTTCATTCCAATCCTTTTGAGCCTCTAAGACTGGTAAAGCGGCCTTTAAGGAAATAAGAGCTATTTCCGGATTGGTTTTCATCTTTTTATTGGTATATAAATCATTTTCATAAGTAGGGAATTGGTCAAAGAAATCCACCATTTCAGGAATTTGAACTAGTGTTTCTGCACGGTTTTGTAAAATCTTAGCAATCTTATGGAAATCAAAGTTTCCTTTAACACTTTGTGCAATATATGGTTCTATGAGTTGGCTATATTGATCCAAATCCATATTTCTTAACCATTGTGCATTTACCCAAGTTAATTTATTGATATCAAAGATAGCCCCAGATGTACCAATATGTTTTACATTAAAGGCTTCTACTAATTCGTCTAATGTATAAATCTCTTGATCCGTTTCAGGAGCCCAACCTAACAAGGCAATGTAATTTAAGACTGCTTCTGGTAAATAGCCTTTTTCCATTAAGTCTTGGAAAGAGGCATCACCATTGCGTTTGGATAACTTTGTTTTTTCATCCTTCATAACAGGTGGACAATGCACATAGCTTGGAATATGCCAATCAAAGGCTTGGTAGATGAGGTTGTATTTTGGAGTTGAGCTTAAGTATTCCATACCACGCACCACGTGGGTAATGTTCATTGTATGATCATCAATGATATTCGCAAAATTATAGGTAGGGAAACCATCGGACTTTAATAAAATAGATTCATCTAAGGTTTCATTCTCCACAGTAATATGACCAAAGACTTCATCATCAAAAGAAGTTGTACCTGTTGTCGGAATGGTTTGGCGAATCACATAAGCCTCCCCATTTTCAATTCTCTTTTCACATTCCTCTGTGGATAATAATTTACATGGATCATCGTATTTAAAGCTTTCACCACGGGCTGTTTGGAGCTCCTTTTGCGTATTGATCATCTCTTCATCGCAGAAACAATAATGTGCTCCACCACGTTGGATTAATTCTTTCGCATATTTTTGGTAAATTCCAGAACGCATTCTTTCTGACTGAACATAAGGACCAAAGTTTCCTTCTTTATCTGGTCCTTCATCGTATTCCAAGTGACATTGTTCAAGGGTTTGGTAAATGATGTCCGTCGCTTTTTCCACTAAACGACCTTGGTCTGTATCTTCAATACGAAGAATAAAGACACCCTCCGGATCTTTTTTAGCAATTAAGTAGGTATATAACGCCGTTCTTAAGTTACCAATATGCATATAGCCAGTTGGACTAGGCGCAAATCTTGTT comes from the Bulleidia sp. zg-1006 genome and includes:
- the infC gene encoding translation initiation factor IF-3 translates to MGKIKNNKNRRPEVNDIVNEDIKDKELLVIGQHGEQMGVLSRRDALQVAYDQDLDLLLVSANANPPVARILDYGRYHFEDLKKKREAKRNQSVTEVKPLRLSPVIDQHDFETKLKKSREWLEDGLKVRIDMRFRGRMITRQEIGREVIERFTQQISDIADVSKPAKLEGNTLSVVYSPKNKKGK
- the rpmI gene encoding 50S ribosomal protein L35, whose amino-acid sequence is MKAKARKPKKIKMKTKKTFAKRSKVTGSGKISVQHNYVSHFAANKTHKQKKHLSKDTTVSASDVKRVSQLLQG
- the rplT gene encoding 50S ribosomal protein L20; translation: MRVKGSTPTRNRRKKVLKLAKGYFGSKHALYRTANEQVMRSLRYAYNHRKQIKREMRKLWIARINAAVRPFDLSYSKFMHGLKLANISINRKMLSEIAIHDEAGFTKLVEAAKKAL
- a CDS encoding peptidoglycan bridge formation glycyltransferase FemA/FemB family protein; its protein translation is MSYQFCSDINKQEFDDFVHRSSQNNLFQESSWADVKNNWIPFFTGIYEDGKLVGTGLVLMRHLFGSYQLFYLPRGPILDVHNEKQVTFYFQELKKFAKTKKAIAIRFDPYLISRSYPYEQREQKPERQLEDYIALLKKLGIQHKGYTTLMEETTQPRFNACKHMSENYFEKLNYKTRKCIRQAQEKGVEIHEGLQFSQELAQSMHYTEKRKQIALRNEEYFRHMLEVYGYRSISMIATIHFPRQITRLEQKENDLKNKLAEKGLSLKQKNNLQTELDKTQRTISSLRERFQQEGKDEVVICGLLGAYNQGVMELFYMGNHPDYLKYYASYALYNAALQHCLVLKIPYCSFGGIEGSLDDGLTIFKSNWGMEVEELIGEFNLVLNPVLYYAFDHLYPKLRQWVAKRRGQVK
- a CDS encoding peptidoglycan bridge formation glycyltransferase FemA/FemB family protein, whose protein sequence is MKFLESLDRKIFDEFAIHSNLNHYSKTSNFIDLAKLNGYTDGDLLAVSDNQGNILATAVMVHKKYKALPIQYSYCQYGFNVDLEKKDVLYFLLEHLKEFAKKKGSCFLRIDPNVCRLEHEKDGRLKEGGFNQEWFTQFLIEQGFHHLGYNYGYAGNWMSRFTYVKDLDMEWKACLKSIKRQANYTAKNAERLVEVRKGSKQDLWILVQAQQELAKKLGFLPKKEVYFERFWDIYEEYARFYVVKTNYHQAKLSLETQLQEARQHILEIKDLHKVEIENKHIQALENEIQEIVEAGLDINQDVYLGAKFIIQQAEKVWNVYMYTNKTLMNFRAAFALHMAAMKDAYDQGAKSYDFEGVVGTSDPNDPMYGQQNFKKSFGGDFLEFVGEFDCVFQTKKYRFWQAYDRVLRGLRRRYARFIMRYKK
- a CDS encoding C69 family dipeptidase, which produces MKKKFLKLGSFALAILLAFPSALTANACTGVIVGGDLTKDGTTIFGRTEDLEVDHNKAYKVHKAGTYKKGSTKIDCGTDCQAGYKHTFSHDSYQYTSVSDTTPEYGEFDEAGYNEKGVIADMTVSASANDKILSVDNYVDNGITEALITTVTLAEADSAKDGIQRMADIVAKYGAAEGNAFVIADKDELWYMEVYSGHQFLAMKYPRDKYSVFPNTFWINKVKLEKGEEKENYITDKTGNYIYSKGLFSTAEKAGTFVGDKEKNIIDAAKSYGPSEYSNGNRYRVYSGIKALNPKSMVKENDKVYDFLQSADKKSIDLRDVMALTRNRLENIGKVANDQKGAYYPIGNRNTMESHIFQVDHNKNDVLRSVMWLALGSPRFSPYIPYHPNQTEGLAQASAEYNEFNENSIYWLATDAMHMAETDLSHFSKIADAEIKAVEQFLLELTDLTPKSAEQATKENISDAKDGLVAVQRIHAEIKAEYEKYLSTKETTSTTYNKRTGAVVQVKAPAGTAKVRVDGHLNKKGDVVTLTDYYGNPVKDLKKPVEVKATSRQFQDGKEYEINDGTSKQVVKVINHSLTYTTKTSKATIKVHKKENPKPEEPKYEVVVRKIDSKLENHKSEEYEAYDISFVSADGKVAKDGKMRKAHLKLEKFNAKDVYILHRKQDNSLEEVKTIHSTKGKEIVFEHNDFSPYYFVKKTTQVTPKPSDKKKASQSAETADKSKVFEFGVVGLAAMTLLAYALKERYSTSH
- a CDS encoding deoxynucleoside kinase, whose product is MMIVLAGMIGVGKTTYAQKLAESLGTTLFEEPVEDNPILPLYYRDLKRYAFALQIFFLNKRFKLIKEAFYEDNNVLDRSIYEDGLFTFINYERGNITKEEYELYCDLVDNMMEELDSLPKKAPDLLVYLSAKPAYIFENIRKRGRDYEQPTKENGLEDYYKDLISHYEDWYKAYNKSAKIAIEVDQYDILENEKDWQEVLNTITNHLPTTK
- the gltX gene encoding glutamate--tRNA ligase — translated: MRRTRFAPSPTGYMHIGNLRTALYTYLIAKKDPEGVFILRIEDTDQGRLVEKATDIIYQTLEQCHLEYDEGPDKEGNFGPYVQSERMRSGIYQKYAKELIQRGGAHYCFCDEEMINTQKELQTARGESFKYDDPCKLLSTEECEKRIENGEAYVIRQTIPTTGTTSFDDEVFGHITVENETLDESILLKSDGFPTYNFANIIDDHTMNITHVVRGMEYLSSTPKYNLIYQAFDWHIPSYVHCPPVMKDEKTKLSKRNGDASFQDLMEKGYLPEAVLNYIALLGWAPETDQEIYTLDELVEAFNVKHIGTSGAIFDINKLTWVNAQWLRNMDLDQYSQLIEPYIAQSVKGNFDFHKIAKILQNRAETLVQIPEMVDFFDQFPTYENDLYTNKKMKTNPEIALISLKAALPVLEAQKDWNEQTLHDKLMELPAQLEMKNGQVLFPLRLAISGKQFTPGGAIEIADILGKEETLRRLRLSIAQLEN